One window of Chryseobacterium indologenes genomic DNA carries:
- a CDS encoding RNA polymerase sigma factor has product MEQELLLECQRSNRNAQRKVYEKMAGRLYAVCRRYLKNDEDIEEVLADTFYKIFTKITQLQNAETFEAWARKIAVNECLQKLRSNKGLLISLEENFIDHSEGTTENLSLEKDILSLLNFLPEGCRAIFNLFAIEGYPHKEIAAMLSISEGTSKSQLNFARKKLQELLVNQNI; this is encoded by the coding sequence ATGGAACAAGAATTATTACTAGAATGCCAGCGTAGCAACCGAAATGCACAGCGGAAGGTCTACGAGAAAATGGCGGGCAGGCTTTACGCAGTCTGCAGACGCTATTTGAAAAACGATGAAGATATAGAAGAAGTATTGGCCGATACGTTCTACAAAATTTTCACGAAAATTACCCAGCTTCAAAATGCTGAAACCTTTGAAGCATGGGCGAGAAAAATTGCGGTGAACGAATGTCTGCAAAAATTAAGATCTAATAAGGGATTACTGATTTCTCTTGAAGAGAATTTCATAGATCATTCTGAAGGAACTACAGAAAACCTTTCTCTGGAAAAAGATATTTTAAGTTTACTGAATTTTCTCCCCGAAGGCTGTAGAGCGATTTTTAACCTTTTCGCTATTGAAGGATATCCTCATAAGGAAATAGCAGCCATGCTTTCCATTAGCGAGGGAACATCAAAATCACAGCTCAATTTTGCACGAAAAAAACTGCAGGAACTTTTAGTCAATCAAAACATTTAA
- a CDS encoding NADH:flavin oxidoreductase, which yields MSTSSLFKPFQYKNLQLKNRIVMAPMTRAQSDNGVPTQSIADYYGRRAASEVGLILSEGTVINRPGSKNMQNIPDFYGTEALNGWKNVIDTVHQNGGKMGPQIWHVGDTRMSEDYPLVPMEKASTMTIEDIQDTIAQFAASAKSAKDLGFDCIEIHGAHGYLIDQFFWEVTNTRTDEYGGKTLKERSRFAVDVVKAIRAAVGEDFTIIIRLSQWKQQDYKTRLAFTPNEMEDWLLPLKEAGVDIFHCSQRRFWEPEFEGSDLNFAGWAKKITGQPTITVGSVGLNGDFLNAFAGQGTEKKDLTELIRRLDNEEFDLVAVGRAILQDYQWVKKIKEGNTEALLDFSAESMSVLF from the coding sequence ATGAGCACATCATCATTATTTAAACCGTTTCAATACAAAAATTTACAGCTTAAAAATAGAATCGTAATGGCTCCTATGACCAGAGCACAATCTGACAATGGAGTTCCTACACAAAGCATCGCAGACTATTATGGGAGAAGAGCGGCTTCAGAAGTAGGATTAATTCTTTCCGAAGGAACTGTGATCAACAGACCGGGATCAAAAAATATGCAGAATATTCCGGATTTCTATGGAACAGAAGCTTTGAACGGATGGAAAAATGTAATCGATACTGTACATCAGAATGGAGGTAAAATGGGACCTCAGATCTGGCATGTAGGTGATACAAGAATGTCTGAAGACTATCCTTTGGTTCCAATGGAAAAAGCTTCCACAATGACCATTGAGGATATTCAGGATACGATAGCACAGTTTGCAGCGTCTGCAAAATCAGCAAAAGACCTTGGTTTCGACTGTATTGAAATTCATGGGGCCCACGGATATCTTATCGATCAGTTTTTCTGGGAAGTTACCAATACAAGAACAGATGAATATGGTGGTAAAACATTAAAAGAAAGAAGCAGATTTGCAGTTGATGTCGTGAAGGCAATCAGAGCGGCAGTAGGAGAGGACTTTACCATTATCATTCGTCTTTCACAATGGAAGCAGCAAGATTATAAAACCAGACTGGCATTTACTCCTAATGAAATGGAAGATTGGTTATTACCATTAAAAGAAGCAGGTGTAGATATTTTCCACTGTTCACAACGTCGTTTCTGGGAACCGGAATTTGAAGGTTCTGATTTAAACTTTGCAGGATGGGCAAAAAAAATTACCGGACAACCAACCATTACAGTAGGTTCTGTAGGCTTAAATGGAGATTTTCTTAATGCTTTTGCAGGACAGGGAACAGAAAAAAAAGATCTTACAGAATTAATCAGAAGACTTGATAATGAGGAATTTGATCTTGTTGCAGTAGGAAGAGCGATTTTACAGGATTATCAGTGGGTAAAGAAGATCAAAGAGGGGAATACAGAAGCTCTTTTAGATTTTTCAGCAGAAAGTATGAGCGTTTTATTTTAA
- the rlmN gene encoding 23S rRNA (adenine(2503)-C(2))-methyltransferase RlmN, whose product MKDIRILSLDQLKDYFESLGEKPFRAKQVYDWLWSKNLHSIDEMTNLSKSLREKISEEYTINPVSVDLLQKSTDGTIKNGVKLHDGLMVESVLIPTETRTTACVSSQVGCSLNCEFCATAKLKRMRNLEVAEIVDQVALIDSQSRMYFERPLSNIVFMGMGEPMMNYKNVVEAIRKITQPEGLGMSPRRITVSTSGIPKMIKMLADDELRVKLALSLHSAIESKRNEIMPFSDKFPLTDIMESLQYWYQKTGSVITFEYCVWKGINDEDEDIKALIKYCKQVPSKVNLIQYNPIGDGKYDQCNKQAEENYIRQLENAGIIVMVRRSRGGDIDAACGQLANKATD is encoded by the coding sequence ATGAAAGATATCCGTATATTATCACTGGACCAGCTTAAAGATTACTTTGAGTCTTTAGGAGAAAAACCGTTTCGTGCGAAACAGGTCTATGACTGGCTATGGAGTAAAAACCTCCATTCGATAGATGAAATGACGAATCTTTCGAAATCTCTTCGTGAAAAAATTTCCGAAGAATATACAATTAATCCTGTTTCCGTAGACCTTCTTCAAAAAAGTACTGACGGAACCATCAAAAACGGCGTGAAGCTTCATGACGGTCTGATGGTGGAATCTGTTCTTATTCCTACAGAAACAAGAACCACAGCCTGTGTATCTTCGCAGGTAGGATGCTCACTAAACTGCGAGTTCTGTGCTACAGCAAAACTGAAAAGGATGAGAAACCTTGAAGTAGCTGAAATTGTAGATCAGGTAGCCCTGATTGACAGCCAGAGCAGAATGTACTTCGAGAGACCGCTTTCCAACATCGTATTTATGGGAATGGGAGAGCCGATGATGAATTACAAAAACGTAGTGGAAGCCATCAGAAAAATTACCCAGCCGGAAGGATTGGGAATGTCTCCAAGAAGAATCACTGTTTCTACATCCGGTATTCCAAAGATGATCAAAATGCTTGCCGATGACGAACTGCGTGTGAAACTGGCTTTATCCCTTCACTCTGCTATCGAATCCAAGCGTAACGAGATCATGCCTTTCTCGGATAAATTTCCGTTGACAGATATTATGGAATCCCTTCAGTACTGGTATCAAAAGACAGGTTCTGTCATTACTTTTGAATATTGCGTATGGAAAGGAATCAATGACGAAGATGAGGATATTAAAGCTTTAATCAAATACTGTAAACAGGTTCCTTCAAAAGTAAACCTTATTCAATACAACCCGATTGGTGATGGGAAGTATGACCAATGTAACAAACAGGCGGAAGAAAACTATATCCGTCAGCTTGAAAATGCAGGTATTATCGTAATGGTCAGAAGAAGCCGTGGAGGTGATATTGATGCGGCTTGCGGGCAATTGGCCAACAAAGCAACGGATTAA
- a CDS encoding sterol desaturase family protein — protein sequence MMDFLMSEDGLENVYAWAIPLHATVILAEMIYSHVSEAKLYSGKDLATNVYLALMNFGLDLIMKAFAMGVMFFFYNHRLFSWDLSVWYLLACFIITDFAYYVLHYVDHRSRAFWAVHITHHSSEYFNLTTGFRSPVLQPLYRYLYFSPLAFLGFNPWHIMVAYAIGQVYGTWVHTQTVKSMGFLEYILVTPSHHRVHHACNVKYLDKNMGMCLIIWDKIFGTFQKEDPNIPVKYGIYPKMPDNRPDTVLFYEWRKIWKDLKQPGLKFTDRINYIFNSPGWRHDGTGKTVRQYQKEYFAKQAKKKEQQQTQEEQKTA from the coding sequence ATGATGGATTTTCTTATGAGCGAGGATGGGCTGGAAAATGTGTATGCATGGGCTATCCCGCTGCATGCAACCGTTATTTTAGCTGAAATGATTTACAGCCACGTTTCAGAAGCTAAGCTATATAGTGGGAAAGATCTTGCTACCAATGTTTATCTTGCATTGATGAACTTTGGTCTGGACCTTATTATGAAAGCATTTGCCATGGGCGTTATGTTTTTCTTCTACAATCACAGACTTTTCTCATGGGATCTTAGTGTATGGTATCTGCTGGCTTGTTTTATCATCACAGATTTTGCCTATTACGTACTGCATTATGTTGATCATCGTTCCAGGGCATTCTGGGCAGTACATATTACACACCACAGTTCAGAATACTTTAACCTTACAACGGGATTCAGAAGCCCTGTGTTGCAACCGCTATACAGATATTTATATTTTTCGCCTCTTGCATTTTTAGGATTCAATCCGTGGCATATTATGGTAGCTTACGCCATTGGTCAGGTATATGGAACCTGGGTTCATACACAGACTGTGAAGAGTATGGGATTTTTAGAATATATTCTTGTCACTCCTTCCCATCACCGTGTTCATCATGCATGTAATGTAAAATATTTGGATAAGAACATGGGAATGTGCCTAATCATCTGGGATAAAATATTTGGAACATTCCAAAAAGAAGACCCCAATATTCCTGTAAAATATGGAATCTATCCTAAAATGCCGGACAACAGACCAGATACAGTCCTTTTTTATGAATGGAGAAAAATCTGGAAAGATCTTAAACAACCCGGATTAAAATTCACCGACAGAATTAATTATATCTTCAACTCACCGGGATGGAGACATGACGGAACCGGAAAAACGGTAAGACAATACCAGAAAGAATACTTCGCAAAACAGGCAAAAAAGAAAGAACAACAGCAAACTCAGGAAGAGCAGAAAACTGCCTAA
- a CDS encoding polyprenyl synthetase family protein — protein sequence MANTVEQIKQPINDEMKLFEQKFYESMQSKVALLDKVTRFIVTTKGKQMRPMFVFLCAKLVGEVTEKTYRGASMIELIHTATLVHDDVVDESFKRRNFFSINALWKNKIAVLVGDYLLSKSVLLSTDHKDYDLLGVISRTIREMSEGELLQLEKARKLDITEDVYYEIIRQKTATLIAACCEIGVLSNNADEALAKKMMDFGTFTGMAFQIKDDLFDYLSSNVIGKPVGIDIKEQKMTLPLIHTLKIADEKDRKYYFDTIKRYNNNPKRVKELIEFVKTSGGLEYAITVMKDFQQKAKDILDEFPDSEARKSLHIMLDYVIERKF from the coding sequence GTGGCAAATACAGTAGAACAGATTAAACAACCGATCAATGATGAAATGAAACTTTTTGAACAGAAGTTTTATGAATCAATGCAGAGTAAAGTAGCTTTATTAGATAAAGTAACCCGTTTTATTGTTACCACTAAAGGAAAGCAGATGCGCCCAATGTTTGTGTTTCTTTGTGCTAAACTTGTGGGCGAAGTCACAGAAAAGACGTATCGTGGTGCTTCTATGATCGAGCTGATTCATACTGCAACTCTTGTACATGATGATGTGGTGGATGAGAGTTTTAAACGTCGTAATTTCTTTTCAATCAATGCTTTGTGGAAGAATAAGATTGCGGTTTTGGTAGGAGATTATCTTTTGTCAAAATCGGTATTATTATCTACAGACCACAAAGATTATGACTTGCTTGGAGTTATCTCCAGAACAATCCGTGAAATGTCAGAAGGTGAACTTCTTCAGTTGGAAAAAGCCAGAAAGCTGGATATTACTGAAGATGTTTATTATGAGATTATCCGCCAGAAAACAGCAACTTTGATTGCAGCATGCTGTGAAATAGGAGTTCTTTCCAATAATGCAGATGAAGCTTTAGCTAAGAAGATGATGGACTTTGGAACCTTTACAGGAATGGCATTTCAGATTAAAGATGATCTTTTCGATTATTTAAGTTCAAACGTGATCGGAAAACCGGTAGGAATAGATATTAAAGAACAGAAAATGACCCTTCCTCTGATTCATACCCTGAAAATAGCTGATGAGAAGGACAGAAAGTATTATTTCGATACCATAAAACGATACAATAACAATCCCAAACGTGTAAAAGAGCTTATAGAGTTCGTCAAAACCTCTGGCGGATTGGAATATGCTATTACGGTTATGAAAGATTTTCAGCAGAAAGCCAAAGATATTCTGGACGAATTCCCGGATTCTGAAGCCAGAAAATCATTGCATATTATGCTTGATTATGTAATTGAAAGAAAATTCTGA
- a CDS encoding aminopeptidase C, translated as MKNAKIASLLFVLSAGSMMFAQDDLINKLKNNQSQNANFQFTTLKDVGATSVKNQGSSGTCWSYSGNSFLESEMQRMGKKPVDLAEIFTARNSYHDKAKLYVLNNGAISWGDGGELHDVINMYKKYGAVPQDVYSGLKAGQTTNNFKEMQGKLKPVLDSLVQASSKGKLTDNWMDSVDAILDEYLGKVPASFTYEGKNYTPKTFAKEVVGINPEDYVELSSYKDYAYYEKFVVPIPDNWSHDSDWNVPMKDLTAIIDNAVNKGYSVGWATDVSEPYFSYKNGVAYVPDMDLDQITAENKQTLFTEPKKDKTITEDIRQKALNNLSTTDDHGMHIVGLAKDQTGKEYYMVKNSWGITNDFAGYIYVTRPYVEYKSTAILVHKNAIPKSILKQLKPTKNIGL; from the coding sequence ATGAAAAATGCCAAAATTGCATCATTACTTTTTGTTTTGTCTGCAGGAAGTATGATGTTTGCCCAAGATGACTTAATCAACAAGTTAAAAAACAACCAATCACAAAATGCTAATTTTCAGTTCACAACGTTAAAGGACGTTGGAGCAACTTCTGTAAAGAACCAGGGTTCCTCAGGAACTTGCTGGAGCTACTCAGGAAATTCATTCCTTGAATCTGAAATGCAGAGAATGGGCAAAAAACCTGTAGATCTTGCCGAAATTTTTACAGCAAGAAACTCTTATCATGATAAAGCGAAATTATATGTTTTAAATAATGGAGCGATCAGTTGGGGTGACGGAGGAGAACTTCACGACGTAATCAATATGTACAAAAAGTATGGAGCTGTTCCTCAGGATGTGTATTCAGGGTTAAAAGCAGGACAAACTACCAATAACTTCAAGGAAATGCAGGGGAAACTAAAGCCGGTTCTTGACAGTCTTGTTCAAGCTTCTTCAAAAGGAAAACTGACGGATAACTGGATGGATTCTGTAGATGCTATTCTTGATGAATATTTAGGAAAAGTACCTGCTAGCTTTACGTATGAAGGGAAAAACTACACTCCGAAAACATTTGCAAAGGAAGTGGTAGGAATCAATCCTGAAGATTATGTAGAATTATCATCTTATAAAGATTATGCTTATTATGAGAAATTTGTAGTTCCGATTCCTGATAACTGGAGCCACGATTCTGACTGGAATGTACCGATGAAAGATCTTACAGCAATCATTGACAATGCTGTAAATAAGGGATATTCTGTAGGTTGGGCAACTGATGTTTCTGAACCTTATTTCTCTTACAAAAACGGTGTGGCTTATGTTCCTGATATGGATCTTGATCAGATTACTGCTGAGAACAAACAGACTTTGTTTACAGAGCCTAAAAAAGATAAAACGATCACTGAAGATATCCGCCAAAAAGCCCTTAATAATCTTTCTACAACGGATGACCACGGTATGCATATCGTAGGTCTGGCAAAAGACCAAACTGGTAAAGAATATTATATGGTGAAAAACTCATGGGGAATAACCAATGATTTTGCAGGATATATTTACGTAACAAGACCTTATGTTGAATATAAATCAACAGCAATTCTTGTTCACAAAAATGCAATCCCAAAAAGTATCTTAAAGCAATTGAAGCCAACCAAGAATATTGGTTTGTAA
- a CDS encoding carboxymuconolactone decarboxylase family protein — MNYKEIAKETIGNLYKAHNSIRKSGIDEKLIALVELRVSQINGCAYCCSYHAKELSDFGFEQDVINRLPGWKHTNAFDNQQKLVLEWAEAIIYNKDDWQNIKSKLIEQFTEREFVELTASITLMNTLNKLRITLAEKD, encoded by the coding sequence ATGAATTACAAAGAAATTGCAAAAGAAACTATTGGAAATCTGTATAAAGCCCACAACAGCATTAGAAAATCCGGGATTGATGAAAAATTAATTGCACTCGTTGAACTTCGGGTTTCTCAAATTAATGGCTGTGCTTATTGCTGCAGCTATCATGCAAAAGAACTCTCTGATTTTGGCTTTGAACAGGATGTCATTAACAGACTTCCGGGCTGGAAACACACCAATGCCTTCGATAATCAACAAAAGCTTGTTTTAGAATGGGCTGAAGCTATCATATACAATAAAGATGATTGGCAAAATATCAAATCAAAGCTGATAGAGCAATTCACGGAAAGGGAATTTGTAGAACTTACAGCAAGTATAACCCTGATGAATACTTTGAATAAACTGAGGATTACCTTGGCTGAAAAGGACTAA
- a CDS encoding alpha-ketoacid dehydrogenase subunit alpha/beta has translation MQTTYIETQQISFQDFKNQILEDYRLGRISREMSYLGRREVLTGKAKFGIFGDGKELPQLAMAKVFRNGDFRSGYYRDQTFALAIDALTVESFFAQMYADTSVEREPASAGRQMNGHFATRSLNEDGSWKDLTAQKNISSDISPTAGQMPRLLGLAQASTIYKSVKFEGSEKFSREGNEIAFGTIGDASTAEGHFWETLNAACALQVPMIVSIWDDGYGISVPTKNQRAKADISEMLSGFQRKEGDNQGCEIIQVKAWDYPALLDAYAKAEHFARTESVPVVVHVIDVTQPQGHSTSGSHERYKNEERLAWEAEYDGLAKFKEWILNYSIEIDGNEEVIATAEELEAIDEEAKKIAKSGQKTAWENYQKAVSELIQSILPLVENLKGQNAEVETYISQFNKLVSKAKKDIFHLVRKALLVTRGTHSAERNQLMQKYNEVAAVEKDNYSSHLYSQSEWKSENIKEIKPVYSDSSEDVDGRVVIRNNFDKIFEKYPETLIFGEDTGNIGDVNQGLEGMQEKYGALRIADTGIREATILGQGIGMAMRGLRPIAEIQYLDYVLYCLQGMSDDLATVHYRTKGGQKAPLIIRTRGHRLEGIWHSGSPMAGILNLSKGILVLVPRNLTKAAGFYNTMLQADEPAIIVECLNGYRLKEKQPDNLGEFTVPVGKIEVTKEGKDVTLVTYGSTWRIVTEAANELEKLGISAEVIDIQSLIPFDLSHEIAESVKKTNRLVVIDEDVEGGTTGFILQQILEKQKAFRYLDSDPLTIAANDHRPAYASDGDYFSKPSADDMVEKIYAMFNETNPQKYPAIF, from the coding sequence ATGCAAACAACCTATATTGAAACACAGCAAATATCCTTTCAAGATTTTAAAAATCAGATACTTGAAGACTACAGGTTAGGAAGGATCTCTCGTGAAATGTCTTATCTCGGAAGGAGAGAAGTACTCACTGGAAAAGCTAAATTCGGAATTTTTGGGGATGGAAAAGAACTTCCTCAGCTTGCTATGGCGAAAGTTTTCAGAAATGGGGACTTCCGTTCAGGATATTACAGGGATCAGACTTTTGCATTGGCAATAGATGCCTTAACAGTAGAAAGTTTCTTTGCACAGATGTATGCAGATACAAGCGTGGAAAGAGAGCCTGCTTCAGCCGGAAGACAAATGAACGGGCATTTCGCAACAAGAAGTTTAAATGAAGACGGAAGCTGGAAAGATCTGACAGCTCAGAAAAATATCTCTTCAGATATTTCTCCTACAGCAGGACAAATGCCAAGATTATTAGGATTGGCTCAGGCTTCTACAATTTATAAAAGTGTAAAATTTGAAGGTTCAGAAAAATTCTCAAGAGAAGGGAACGAAATTGCTTTCGGGACAATTGGGGATGCTTCTACGGCAGAAGGTCACTTCTGGGAAACTCTGAATGCAGCATGTGCACTTCAGGTTCCTATGATTGTTTCTATCTGGGATGATGGATACGGAATTTCAGTTCCTACTAAAAATCAAAGAGCAAAAGCTGACATCAGCGAGATGCTAAGTGGTTTCCAGAGAAAAGAAGGCGATAATCAGGGATGTGAAATCATCCAGGTGAAAGCTTGGGATTATCCTGCATTATTGGATGCATATGCTAAGGCAGAACATTTTGCAAGAACAGAAAGTGTACCGGTAGTAGTTCATGTCATTGATGTTACTCAGCCTCAGGGGCACTCTACATCCGGATCTCACGAAAGATATAAAAATGAAGAACGTCTGGCTTGGGAAGCTGAGTATGACGGATTGGCAAAATTCAAAGAATGGATTCTGAACTATTCTATTGAAATTGATGGAAATGAAGAGGTGATTGCTACTGCTGAAGAGCTGGAAGCTATTGATGAAGAAGCAAAAAAGATTGCAAAATCCGGACAGAAAACGGCTTGGGAAAACTATCAGAAAGCAGTTTCAGAACTTATTCAGTCTATCTTACCTTTAGTAGAGAACCTTAAAGGACAGAATGCTGAAGTGGAAACCTACATTTCTCAATTCAATAAGCTTGTTTCAAAAGCTAAAAAGGACATTTTCCATTTAGTAAGAAAAGCTTTACTGGTAACAAGAGGAACCCATTCTGCAGAAAGAAATCAGTTGATGCAGAAATACAATGAAGTTGCTGCAGTAGAAAAAGACAACTATTCATCTCACCTATACTCTCAGTCTGAGTGGAAGTCTGAAAACATTAAGGAGATCAAGCCGGTATATTCCGACAGTTCTGAAGATGTTGATGGAAGAGTAGTTATCAGAAATAACTTTGACAAAATTTTTGAAAAATATCCTGAAACCTTAATCTTTGGTGAAGATACCGGAAATATCGGTGACGTAAACCAGGGATTGGAAGGAATGCAGGAAAAATATGGTGCTTTACGTATCGCTGATACAGGAATCCGTGAAGCAACGATTCTTGGACAGGGAATTGGTATGGCAATGAGAGGTTTAAGACCAATCGCTGAAATCCAGTACTTAGACTACGTTCTTTACTGTTTACAAGGAATGAGTGATGATCTGGCAACCGTACATTACAGAACGAAAGGAGGTCAGAAAGCTCCATTGATTATCAGAACTAGAGGTCACAGACTAGAAGGAATCTGGCATTCAGGTTCTCCAATGGCTGGTATTCTTAACCTTTCAAAAGGAATTCTGGTATTAGTACCTAGAAACCTTACAAAAGCTGCCGGATTCTATAATACAATGCTTCAGGCCGACGAACCTGCGATCATCGTAGAATGTCTGAACGGATACAGATTAAAAGAGAAACAACCGGATAACTTAGGAGAATTCACAGTTCCTGTAGGGAAAATTGAAGTAACTAAAGAAGGAAAAGATGTTACTTTGGTCACTTACGGTTCTACATGGAGAATTGTAACAGAAGCTGCTAACGAATTGGAAAAACTGGGGATTTCTGCAGAAGTAATCGATATTCAGTCGTTGATTCCTTTCGATTTATCTCACGAAATTGCTGAAAGTGTTAAGAAAACAAACAGATTAGTCGTGATTGACGAAGATGTGGAAGGAGGAACTACAGGATTCATCTTACAACAGATCCTTGAAAAGCAAAAAGCATTCAGATATCTGGATTCTGATCCGTTAACGATTGCAGCAAACGATCACAGACCTGCGTATGCAAGTGATGGTGACTATTTCAGTAAGCCGTCTGCAGACGATATGGTAGAAAAAATCTACGCAATGTTTAATGAAACAAATCCTCAGAAATATCCAGCGATATTCTAA
- a CDS encoding winged helix-turn-helix transcriptional regulator, which translates to MKKNELMQYSCPLGKAMAALGSKWKPIIVLVIKDRRLRFGELAVRINVISRKVLTDQLREMETDGLVIRKEFKELPPRVEYSLTEKGLALLPILYLLEEWEAKYQVKGSHEDKDCSFLNEDVKNKKAVNV; encoded by the coding sequence ATGAAAAAGAATGAATTAATGCAATACAGCTGTCCTTTGGGTAAGGCTATGGCCGCTTTAGGAAGCAAATGGAAGCCTATTATAGTTCTTGTTATTAAAGACAGGAGGTTACGTTTTGGAGAACTGGCAGTACGCATTAATGTCATTTCCAGAAAGGTATTAACTGATCAGCTAAGGGAAATGGAAACCGATGGACTGGTTATCCGTAAGGAGTTTAAAGAACTTCCTCCACGCGTGGAATATTCTCTTACAGAAAAAGGATTGGCATTACTACCAATTTTATATTTACTGGAAGAATGGGAAGCGAAATATCAGGTAAAAGGATCACATGAAGATAAAGATTGCTCTTTTTTGAATGAAGATGTGAAAAATAAAAAGGCTGTCAATGTTTGA
- the queA gene encoding tRNA preQ1(34) S-adenosylmethionine ribosyltransferase-isomerase QueA, giving the protein MKTSDFNFDLPAELLAEHPSEHRDEARLMVLDRKTQTIEHKLFKDVVDYFDEDDLFIFNNTKVFPARLYGNKEKTGAKIEVFLLRELDKETRVWDVLVDPARKIRIGNKLFFTEDESLVAEVIDNTTSRGRTLRFLFDGSYDEFRTKLKELGETPLPKYIKRAVEPEDAERYQTIYAKVEGAVAAPTAGLHFSKHLMKRLEIKGINFAEVTLHVGLGTFNPIEVEDLSKHKMESEEIIIDEKNAELINRAVESHRRVCAVGTTTMRALETSVSSNKKISAFNGWTNKFIYPPHDFGVATSMITNFHTPKSTLLMMIAAFAGKDFVMHAYEEAVKEKYKFYSYGDAMLIL; this is encoded by the coding sequence ATGAAAACATCAGATTTTAATTTTGATCTTCCTGCGGAATTATTAGCAGAACACCCATCAGAGCACAGAGACGAAGCTAGATTAATGGTACTTGATAGAAAAACACAAACTATCGAGCACAAATTATTCAAGGATGTAGTGGATTATTTTGATGAGGATGATTTGTTTATCTTCAACAATACTAAGGTTTTCCCTGCACGTCTTTACGGAAATAAAGAAAAAACAGGTGCTAAAATTGAAGTTTTCTTATTAAGAGAACTTGATAAAGAAACCAGAGTTTGGGATGTGTTGGTAGACCCGGCAAGAAAAATCAGAATTGGTAACAAATTATTCTTCACTGAAGATGAATCTTTAGTAGCGGAAGTTATTGATAACACTACTTCAAGAGGAAGAACTTTGAGATTCTTATTCGACGGTTCTTACGACGAATTCAGAACAAAATTAAAAGAATTGGGAGAAACTCCACTTCCAAAGTATATCAAAAGAGCAGTAGAACCGGAAGATGCAGAAAGATATCAGACGATTTATGCTAAAGTAGAGGGAGCTGTTGCTGCACCTACAGCAGGTCTTCACTTCTCTAAGCACTTGATGAAGAGATTAGAGATCAAAGGAATCAATTTTGCTGAAGTTACCCTTCACGTAGGATTAGGAACATTCAACCCAATTGAGGTAGAAGATCTTTCTAAGCACAAAATGGAATCTGAAGAGATCATCATCGATGAAAAAAATGCTGAGCTTATCAACAGAGCAGTAGAATCTCACAGAAGAGTTTGTGCGGTAGGTACTACAACAATGAGAGCATTGGAAACTTCTGTTTCTTCAAACAAAAAGATCTCTGCTTTCAACGGATGGACCAATAAATTCATTTATCCGCCTCACGATTTTGGAGTAGCTACTTCCATGATCACAAACTTCCACACACCGAAGTCTACATTGCTTATGATGATTGCAGCATTTGCCGGAAAAGATTTCGTAATGCATGCTTATGAAGAAGCCGTAAAAGAAAAGTATAAATTCTATTCTTACGGTGATGCAATGTTAATTCTATAA
- a CDS encoding four helix bundle protein, protein MRQNDLLLRTFTFGVNCLKFLRTLPNDSESKLIRFQLGKSATSIGANYEESQAGSSKADFKNKVKIALREARESNFWLRVLEELDGYDSEEFKTLLNESNELKNILAAIVNNTKL, encoded by the coding sequence ATGAGACAAAATGATTTACTTTTAAGAACTTTTACATTCGGAGTTAATTGTCTTAAATTTTTAAGAACACTTCCAAATGATTCGGAAAGTAAATTAATAAGGTTTCAACTTGGAAAATCTGCTACTTCAATAGGTGCTAATTATGAAGAGTCCCAAGCTGGATCTTCTAAAGCCGATTTTAAAAATAAAGTAAAGATTGCTTTAAGAGAAGCTAGGGAAAGTAATTTTTGGCTTCGGGTTTTAGAAGAATTAGATGGTTACGATTCTGAAGAATTTAAAACTTTATTGAATGAGAGTAACGAGTTGAAAAACATTTTGGCCGCAATAGTTAACAATACTAAACTTTAA